One Dehalococcoidales bacterium DNA window includes the following coding sequences:
- the atpA gene encoding F0F1 ATP synthase subunit alpha — translation MAKSAEKDIIAVLKQRVEKYEDKINVVDVGTVAEVGDGIARIHGLSSVGSNELLRFPGDVMGIAMNLEEDYVSAIILGEDAGIKEGDEVKATGRVAEVPVGSAMIGRVIDALGRPIDGKGDIKTSSTRPLERIAPNVVARKSVDTPVQTGIKAVDSMFPIGRGQRQLIIGDRSTGKTAVTIDTIINQQGGDLTCIYVAIGQKASKVAQVVAQLEANGAMEHTIVVAANASDSVAMQYLAPYAGCAIGEEFMEQGKEALIVYDDLSKHAWAYRQMSLLLRRPPGREAYPGDLFYLHSRLLERAAKLDEAHGGGSLTALPIIETQAGDVSAYVPTNVISITDGQIYMEPDLFNAGIRPAINVGLSVSRVGSAAQIKAMKQVAGKLKLEMAQYRELAAFAQFGASDLDRATKNQLERGKRITEILKQPQFAPVSVDKQVMMFYAITNNYLDDVSVEDVRDFETSFYSYMERGYSKIGEIIVKEKKLSPELEKELKEAIESFKSTFMAGKKK, via the coding sequence ATGGCAAAATCAGCCGAAAAAGATATAATCGCTGTTTTAAAACAGCGCGTCGAAAAGTACGAGGATAAGATCAACGTAGTCGATGTCGGTACCGTTGCCGAAGTTGGTGATGGTATAGCCCGTATCCACGGGCTTAGCTCCGTTGGTTCAAATGAACTTTTACGGTTTCCCGGAGATGTCATGGGTATTGCCATGAACCTCGAAGAAGATTACGTTTCTGCAATTATTCTTGGTGAAGATGCCGGCATTAAAGAAGGGGATGAAGTTAAGGCTACCGGCCGTGTTGCAGAAGTTCCGGTTGGCTCTGCAATGATAGGCAGGGTTATTGATGCTCTTGGCCGCCCCATCGACGGCAAGGGAGATATCAAGACCAGCAGCACTCGCCCCTTGGAAAGAATTGCCCCCAACGTTGTTGCCCGCAAATCAGTTGATACGCCGGTTCAAACTGGTATTAAAGCAGTAGATAGCATGTTCCCTATTGGGCGAGGGCAGAGGCAGCTAATCATTGGTGACCGTTCCACCGGCAAAACCGCTGTAACCATTGATACTATTATCAATCAACAGGGCGGAGATCTTACCTGTATATACGTTGCTATTGGCCAAAAAGCATCCAAGGTGGCTCAGGTTGTTGCACAACTTGAGGCCAACGGCGCCATGGAACACACCATTGTAGTAGCTGCCAACGCATCTGATTCAGTTGCAATGCAATATCTGGCTCCTTATGCCGGATGCGCAATTGGTGAAGAGTTTATGGAACAGGGCAAGGAAGCTCTGATTGTCTACGATGATCTGTCAAAACATGCCTGGGCATACCGCCAGATGTCGCTTCTTCTGAGGCGCCCTCCGGGGCGAGAAGCCTATCCGGGTGATCTTTTCTATCTCCACAGCAGATTACTGGAAAGAGCGGCAAAGCTTGATGAAGCACATGGCGGAGGATCGCTGACGGCGTTACCTATTATTGAAACCCAAGCCGGTGATGTATCGGCTTATGTTCCTACCAATGTAATTTCAATTACTGACGGGCAGATTTATATGGAGCCCGATCTGTTTAACGCCGGTATACGGCCTGCTATTAACGTTGGTCTTTCTGTATCCCGCGTTGGTAGTGCAGCCCAGATTAAAGCCATGAAACAGGTAGCTGGTAAATTGAAGCTGGAAATGGCTCAGTACCGCGAGCTGGCAGCTTTTGCCCAGTTTGGGGCTTCGGACCTCGATCGAGCTACCAAGAACCAGCTGGAGCGCGGCAAGCGGATTACAGAAATCTTGAAACAGCCGCAGTTCGCACCAGTGTCGGTCGACAAACAGGTTATGATGTTTTATGCCATTACCAATAATTATCTTGATGACGTTAGTGTAGAAGATGTCAGGGATTTTGAAACTTCATTCTACAGTTATATGGAGAGAGGGTATTCAAAAATCGGCGAAATCATAGTAAAAGAGAAAAAGCTATCACCCGAACTTGAAAAAGAGCTAAAAGAAGCTATCGAATCTTTTAAATCAACCTTCATGGCTGGTAAGAAGAAATAA